A genome region from Panicum virgatum strain AP13 chromosome 4K, P.virgatum_v5, whole genome shotgun sequence includes the following:
- the LOC120702561 gene encoding early nodulin-93-like, translating into MSTVSLDQKLALAKRCSREATLAGAKAAAVATVASAIPTLASVRMLPWAKANINPTGQALIISTVAGMAYFIAADKKILSLARRHSFENAPEHLRNTSYQGTGRPHPAFSRP; encoded by the exons ATGTCGACGGTGTCCCTTGACCAGAAGCTTGCCCTCGCCAAGCGCTGCTCGAGAG AAGCCACCCTCGCTGGAGCCAAGGCAGCAGCTGTAGCCACCGTCGCCTCCGCGATCCCCACC CTGGCGAGCGTGCGGATGCTGCCGTGGGCCAAGGCCAACATCAACCCCACCGGCCAGGCCCTCATCATCTCCACAG TCGCCGGCATGGCCTACTTCATCGCGGCGGACAAGAAGATCCTCTCGCTGGCGAGGCGGCACTCGTTCGAGAACGCCCCCGAGCACCTCAGGAACACCTCCTACCAGGGCACCGGCCGTCCCCACCCAGCCTTCTCCAGGCCCTGA
- the LOC120702558 gene encoding early nodulin-93-like, protein MSTVSRASLDQKLAMAKRCSREATIAGTKAAAVATIASAIPTLASVRMLPWAKANINPTGQALIISTVAGMAYFIAADKKILSLARRHSYEEAPEHLKNTSFQGTGRPHPAFFRP, encoded by the exons ATGTCGACTGTGAGCCGTGCCTCCCTGGACCAGAAGCTTGCCATGGCCAAGCGCTGCTCGCGAG AGGCAACCATTGCAGGAACTaaggcggcagctgtggcaacCATTGCCTCTGCGATTCCAACT CTGGCGAGCGTGAGGATGCTGCCATGGGCGAAGGCCAACATCAACCCCACCGGCCAGGCCCTCATCATCTCCACAG TTGCGGGGATGGCCTACTTCATCGCGGCCGACAAGAAGATCCTGTCGCTGGCGAGGCGGCACTCGTATGAGGAAGCGCCCGAGCACCTCAAGAACACCTCCTTCCAAGGAACCGGCCGCCCGCACCCAGCTTTCTTCAGGCCATGA
- the LOC120702562 gene encoding early nodulin-93-like: MPSTVTRASIDQQLALAKQCSREAALAGAKAAAIATVASAIPTLASVRVLPWAKANINPTGQALIISTVAGMAYFIAADKKILSLARQHSYENAPEHLKNTSFEGTGRVHPAFFRP, encoded by the exons ATGCCGTCCACTGTGACCCGCGCGTCCATTGACCAGCAGCTTGCCCTCGCCAAGCAATGCTCGCGAG AGGCGGCCCTCGCTGGGGCTAAGGCAGCAGCCATAGCGACCGTCGCCTCTGCAATTCCCACC CTGGCCAGCGTCAGGGTGCTGCCATGGGCGAAGGCCAACATCAACCCCACCGGCCAGGCTCTCATCATCTCCACAG TGGCTGGCATGGCCTATTTCATCGCGGCCGACAAGAAGATCCTCTCGCTGGCGAGGCAGCACTCGTACGAGAACGCACCTGAGCACCTCAAGAACACTTCCTTCGAGGGCACTGGTCGTGTGCACCCAGCCTTCTTCAGGCCATGA
- the LOC120702560 gene encoding early nodulin-93-like — MSTVSRASLDQKLALAKRCSREATLAGAKAAAVATIASAIPTLASVRMLPWAKANINPTGQALIISTVAGMAYFIAADKKILSLARRHSFEEAPDHLKNTSYQGAGRPHPAFFRP, encoded by the exons ATGTCGACTGTGAGCCGTGCGTCCCTTGACCAGAAGCTCGCCCTCGCCAAGCGCTGCTCGCGAG AGGCGACCCTTGCAGGAGCCAAGGCGGCAGCCGTGGCCACCATCGCCTCCGCGATCCCAACG CTGGCGAGCGTGCGGATGCTGCCGTGGGCCAAGGCCAACATCAACCCCACCGGCCAGGCCCTCATCATCTCCACAG TTGCTGGGATGGCATACTTCATCGCCGCTGACAAGAAGATTCTGTCACTGGCGAGAAGGCACTCGTTCGAGGAAGCTCCCGACCACCTCAAGAACACCTCCTACCAGGGCGCCGGCCGCCCTCACCCGGCTTTCTTCAGGCCATGA